The stretch of DNA cggatgatcgacatatcaaattaaagcctttttttaaaatactacacctgcagaaaatttgaattttgttctcgttgttattgattgtattcgtttttttattgttttcatagtctcgggaccaagggcgctatatttttttttatatttttttctgaaaagctgatgatttttcacataacatatttcgaaaccagagaggcgtttttttcctttttgagttctgttttttcaaagttaaccgattgtccaaaaaatcattttcacttctttttccaaaaatgactttgttcaaaaatttattacttttgaactactggaccgattcagatgatcaatatatcaaattaaagccaattagctaggcgttttttgaaaaaaatacacattacACATTACCAACTAATTGAATTCTATTCgtatacatccagtctagtcgcatagaaatattgaacaaagactgaaaacatgttagctttgaaaaatcataatataaaaacgaaaaataacacatctctgatttttggatatgttatgtaaaaaaaccttagctttcaagaaaaaatataaaaatatataacatCCTTGGTCCCTTGGTTATGtgtcgataatctgaatcggtccagtagatcaaaagttatgaatttttgtgttggaaaaaagaggaaaaaattgattattcgaaccatcggttaactttgaaaaatcataactcaaaaacgaaaaaaaaacatctctctgGTTTCGATAAATGTTATATGGAAAAATCCTTAGATTTCCagaaaaattatacaaaaatatagcgtcttttgtcccgagactatgaaaacaacaaaaaacgaatataatcaataataacgagagcagagttAAAATTTTCTGCTGGTATAGCATTTTTTAACAAAAGACCAACAAGtgattggtttcaatttgatatgtcgaaccccaaaatagaaatggtcacccttatgaaaaaataacaaaatacggGTCGCATCAAAATTTGCTGGTTTTCGGCTGATATgatgtggaattgctctatatcaACTCTTCCAATGGAAGTCATGCGTACTTTAAGAAAAGTGTGACTAAATTGATTTAAGGTTTGTGCGGACCAAATACTCATTGCTTGGAATTCTTGCTAGCATTGCGTTTACGTTTTGAAATCTACCCCTGgatattttcagttttttttcaacatcaTCAGTTTCcggaaaacagattttttttttgcatctatGATGGATCCTGCGTAAAACATAATTTACTTACCCAAATATGTGACTTAACGTTCACGTCGATCATTCGGTGGACATCTTCAGTTGTGTTACCTTCCAGGAATTTAAACTGAATCAATCCGGCGTTGTTGATTAGGAGATCAACTGGTCCGAAGTCTTTGTACACCGCTGTAGCTAAGCTTTGCACCTCCTCGTACGAAGAAACGTCCACTCGGTAGGCATGCGCCTTTACATTAAGTTTTCGTAGAACCACACAAGTGTCCTCTGCTGATTTGAGGTCCACATCCACTACGATAACATTGCAGCCCTTTCCAGCCAACTGCAACGCAATCTCCCGACCCAACCCGTTGCCTCCACCGGTAATCAGCGCAAGCTGTCCGGACACTTCCTTAGGTGTTCTTGGGAAAATTAGACTGAAAATTTCCCGGAACAGAATCGGTAGACCAAGCACGATCACTGTTGTCAGGTCTACCAAATATTGGAAAATGTCCGTCAACCTATGATGCATTCTGCCACAATAACAACTGTTTCTCGAGTTAGGTGTTGATTATCCGACCGTCTCTCTGCGACTGGGGTTGAGCGAACGCGTGAGGTACAACGGAATGCGTAGGGAACGCTTATCTCTTGCCGTAGTACTCGATTAATGTTGCCGATCAAACTGGTGGCGAAAGAGAGCCACAAAAAATTCGATATTAATAGTAATAGAAGCGAACAGAAACAACGACGGATGATGTAAAAGcctatttttgttaaaaaagtcGGATATTCGATTCTTTATGAGCTGGGAGAAACTACATGAAGCTGATAAAAGATTACATTTTAGAGAGGAATAAACACATCTTCACATAAAAGTAATAACTACTATTACATTTTCGGTATAAAATGAACATCCCTCAATAgggtatcaagttttctgcaaaaaatattgaacacatttttttctatattggATTTTCTATTACATTGATGAGATGTTTGAGGATATATTGGAATATTTTTAATACTAGTCGAGTTAGAGTGAGAACTACAAATTCAAATAAGCAAAGAACAACAATCAATTATTTATAttcaagattaaaaaaaaaacttggaactgtcttcagggatgatGATCTGAGAGATGGTACACTTACTTCGgaacaaataaaattaaacgaagaaaaagagacgaaactgaacTAAACCAGATAAACGAAGCTCACGAAACCTTTTGAGACAGTTTCAACGAAGTGCCAAATGAATATTATAGTCATCGTCACGAAAATTaaattgtacaaaacaacgatattatcagtgttggaatatggcagtttttgcttccgatcagctgccaggattcatattctcaagctggagaggatacaatatcgttgcttgcgtatagccatggggtgtttgcattcgacacatacgatgagtctcgaagtcttggcaggaatAACCCCGCTTaatcttcggttcacagaattatcctacagatttctcatccgttgcaagatcatgaatccattggtgattgataacttcgaaaatctactccagctgactcctcagtcaagttttatgtctttatccacgatgtgcacccttcaccaggcatctccaaccaagtttgcttcctatacttttgcaattcctctgtcattttttatctgtccatgcgacaaaaaatccatggaatcccagatcatcttcaATCCAAagctattccgtcgatattttcggaaaaatatgggaaagttagatctgataagatgttctttactgacggttcatacataaataaacgggtccactggcttcggcatcttcaatgaaaattccagtgcctctttcaaattcaaagatccttgttccgtgtatgtcgctgaactgggtgcgatatactacgcactagggatcattgaaacattgcccatcgaccattattttattttttcagacagtctcagctcaatagaggcaattcgttcaatgaaagttgataaacgctcatcttatttcctaacaagaataagacatctactgagtgttttggtcgaaaaattattcaagattaccttagcatgggttccctctcattactcgattccggggaatgagaaagcggactcgctagctaaggtgagcgcttcagaaggcacactttttgaaaggcaaattgcttataatgaatttttccacattcctcgtcagcacacgctcgtaagttggcagcgcatgtggagtcaagatgagttcggtcgttggttacacacgattatccctaaggtctcgacgagtgcatggttcaagggattgaatgtaggtcatgatttcattcgcgtgatatctcggcttatgtccaatcactacaacctaaacgcattgggctcgcagaaAGCAATatatgtgattgtggcgatggctaccacgacatcgagcatgttgtctggtcgtgtatccgttccatgctgcccgctctcagctctccagagcattgagggcgcaaggcagacaatcggatatccccgtccgggatatcttaggtagccgtgatcctgatcttctgctccatctatacctgttcctcagaaacgccgatgtcaacgtttaatgatgtttcctgcgttgtgtccctgtttcatatccctcctatccgaaaTTTTCAGTCTAATTTTCCCAAGAACACCTAAGGAAGTGTCCGGGCAGCTTGCGCTGATTACCGGTGGAGGCAACGGGTTGGGTCGGGAGATTGCGTTGCAGTTGGCTGGAAAGGGCTGCAATGTTATCGTAGTGGATGTGGACCTCAAATCAGCAGAGGACACTTGTGTGGTTCTACGAAAACTTAATGTAAAGGCGCATGCCTACCGAGTGGACGTTTCTTCGTACGAGGAGGTGCAAAGCTTAGCTACAGCGGTGTACAAAGACTTCGGACCAGTTGATCTCCTAATCAACAACGCCGGATTGATTCAGTTTAAATTCCTGGAAGGTAACACAACTGAAGATGTCCACCGAATGATCGACGTGAACGTTAAGTCACATATTTGGGTAAGTAAATTATGTTTTACGCAGGATCCATCatagatgcaaaaaaaaatctgttttccgGAAACTGAtgatgttgaaaaaaaactgaaaatatcCAGGGGTAGATTTCAAAACGTAAACGCAATGCTAGCAAGAATTCAAAGCAATGAGTATTTGGTCCGCACAAACCTTAAATCAATTTAGTCACACTTTTCTTAAAGTACGCATGACTTCCATTGGAAGAGTtgatatagagcaattccacatcATATCAGCCGAAAACCAGCAAATTTTGATGCGACccgtattttgttattttttcataagggtgaccatttctattttggggttcgacatatcaaattgaagccaatcactTGTTGGTCTTTTGTTAAAAAATGCTATACCAGCAGAAAATTTTaactctgctctcgttattattgattatattcgttttttgttgttttcatagtctcgggacaaaagacgctatatttttgtataatttttctGGAAATCTAAGGATTTTTCCATATAACATTTATCGAAACcagagagatgtttttttttcgtttttgagttatgatttttcaaagttaaccgatggttcgaataatcaattttttcctcttttttccaacacaaaaattcataacttttgatctactggaccgattcagattatcgacaCATAACCAAGGGACCAAGGatgttatatatttttatattttttcttgaaagctaaggtttttttacataacatatccaaaaatcagagatgtgttatttttcgtttttatattatgatttttcaaagctaacatgttttcagtctttgttcaatatttctatgcgactagactggatgtatacGAATAGAATTCAATTAGTTGGTAATGTgtaatgtgtatttttttcaaaaaacgcctagctaattggctttaatttgatatattgatcatctgaatcggtccagtagttcaaaagtaataaatttttgaacaaagtcatttttggaaaaagaagtgaaaatgattttttggacaatcggttaactttgaaaaaacagaactcaaaaaggaaaaaaacgcctctctggtttcgaaatatgttatgtgaaaaatcatcagcttttcagaaaaaaatattaaaaaaaatatagcgcccttggtcccgagactatgaaaacaataaaaaacgaatataatcaataataacgagaacaaaattcaaattttctgcaggtgtagtattttaaaaaaaggctttaatttgatatgtcgatcatccgaatcggtttagttatgaattttagaaaaaaagtcatttttggaaaaaagaggaaaaagttgatttttcggacaaatggaaatggttaccctactaaaaaataaaaaacgagagtgcgataaagaacacaactaccacttttcaagaaactgtatatactgccatgccaaaccgatttagtggttctcagatttctatCAGtaatggtagttttgttctttattggaaaatattagacccgtttttttcctttttttttcgttagggtgaccatttccattttagggttgtccgaaaaatcaactttttccactttttcccaaaaatgaatttctttaagaattcataacttttgacccattgaaccgatttagatgatcgatatatcaaattagctagctagccttttattaaaaaatattgaacttgcaaaaaagattttcgttattattgatcacTTTTAATTGttctcatggctttggactagagggcgctatatttttttatattttttcttgaaagctgaggattttttacataacatatctcgatatcggagatgctattttttccgtttttgagatatgatttttaaaagttaaccggtggtccgaatttttttttccccttttatctgaaaatgacgtttttcgaaaactcataacatttgaactactgaaccgatttagatgaacaacatatcaaattgaagccaatgagcttctttggaaaaatgtcacaCTTGCGCTTGcgattgaattctagtcgcatagatctagtctagtcacataggaatattgaacgaagacttaaaacatgttaaatttgcaaaataataactcaagaactaaaaaaatagcatctctggtaTCAAGATATCAAGAtaagaaaaatcctcagcttttcagaaaaaaatttgaaaactataACGCCCTCTATCAAAAATCCTAACTTTTCgcgaaagtaatattttttcaaagaaaaataaatcataaacctcaatttgatatgtcgatcatctgaatcgatgcagtagttcaaatgttatgaattcttGTAGTAGAAAAAAAGGGGAATATTTGTTtttccgaactatcggttaactttgaaaaataatatttcaaaaacgaaaaaatagcatctctgatattgagatatattatgtaaaaaatcctcagctttcatggaaaaatagtaaaaatttaGTTccttctagtccaaagccatgagacaataaaaaacgactacaatgaaTGATCACGAAaactaaatccatttttttcaatacttcaatattttttgataaaaggcTAGTTCATTgccttcaattttatatgtcgattatctaaacCGGCTCATatatagagtaatgcggggcaaaggtgcgcacctaactgttgtcgtccaacaactcttgaaataaaagcaaataaaattccgtttgcttaccaaattgtagctATATACATTatcttcgaaacgtagtacaggCGTTTCTCtagttgttttcgtaattggaattttcgtaatgccttttttaatacaaaaagacaaatgcgcacctttgccccatagtgggggcaaaggtgcgcaccgcaCGGGGCAAAGGtgtgcacttattgaattgaacttctgagaaaaataaattatcatcaaataaaattatcatcagaagcgggagaagcatcattactaaagagtgtaggcaccgtccagtaggcaggagggtttatgggtggagaagagtgggtgttatggtcgaacataccacgtgtgAATTTTTGAGAGGGATGAAACTGACAATATAATATAtcagaaaatgtccaacatttgaaacagaatctataaacttttacttagtcgcggcaatacatacacacactctttacagatacacgggccgaaggttgtgcagtccactgatcattcaacaagagccaaaggttgtaccgctcatgacaactctacacgagctgatgaccggctagtgatcattctatcctggattcctcgagacgccccacgctagatatggggtacagactagggagcgttgctgattaatggtcagctgcatcccaataggaagtatcccgtgtcgggcacacgtacggAGAACTGAAggctgcaacatcccaattatgagaacacttgtaatactaacctcgagccaaccgcgactaatcggttacatattactaacatagttgtaagcaaacattgtcaaaatatcgaactcccggccccgttaggctgacgccatatgagccttcataaaaatatatattttggataaaaaaaaatcgtcgcgaaaagaaaataaaaattccattgctaacgaaatcgactgtttttttcctttatttatttaattaggctcaagtggataaaaaGCCATCATCAAGCAGTACATATCCatactatttgaatatattataactacatacaAATCGACTGTTATGCAGGAACATTTCGAATGGATCGCAATCACGTTTGGTAGTCattaaactctaagcagtaccccAATTGGTAAAGTTTGTTAGAGGTTATCTTTCTGCTCCTAACAGTAGAGTTTACAAAGAACGATTGTTCTCTGAAGCTGGcctggtgtacgaagcaaagcgtatACGGGCGATTACGTCAGTTACGATAGTGTTAACATATTAAGGGCcacacgttttggggcaaacttgaacgcttcatttgttcggattccacgaatcagatcgtttccttcgatgtggatgagacgaaggcgagccatcggtaggccttgttagattcttcgcaaaccaaggattcaaccttcaagtgtagagaacatgggttatttcgtgatccatccgtaacagacggaacgcgatacacgagaaatctcgtgagcggtccgaaATATGTTAATGAATCaatgttatgagttaatattatttaattttaaaaaaaaagatgattcatcttgtgttaatgagaaattattgattttttcctttttccggtatccggccagatAGTAagtaactatccggtatccggccggataacaAATATTGGCgggataggccggataccgtATAGTTACCGGATCGTTACCGGATAGTTAccagatatccgtttcatctctagtttaATTACACCTCTTTGCGAGAAATCcaatgaaaaatggaagagcaaactGTGGATGTTTGTGGAAAACTAAACCAATTGCTTTGATTTCGAACTTAACCTTCCAAagattttcaaaatatgcaCCAGAATGTAATATCATTCAATACTTAAAACTACACTAGTAAATTTATTTATGTGATTCAGCAAAAATCAATGGGGAATGTGGCTATGttacattatttttacgttcaatTGATAATATCTGTAAACTGTCATTCGTACATGTGGCGCTTTTGTGacctggggtgacattgcgcattccGAAACGAGTAActtgtttcgagaaaattcaaactcaaaatttaagtactaTGTATTATCGTAAACAAAGCTAAGTcaaagtggtcgaaacgaacaaaaatcacgcttttgtaatgccgaatttttgtcgcttttgtaatgccgaatgcgaaacctcggaacatttgctctgcaaatggGGAGCACTAataagacgcagacttcaacaccttgataagggtATTCTGaagcccaaggaagtttggtctgtgtcgccgatcaggactataaattttatcaaacagattattcctgattggcacctatctccctatagctttcagtctacttcttcatcaataaggttgaagcgtagtacaaaaaatggggcataccacaatagttcaaactaatggacgcagtggttcacacccaacaagggaaaaaaatgCCGATTTTTCCGTATCTTCcaattcgaccaatcaaaacgaggtatttccgtttggaggtTTTTAGATTGTTTGATAGTTGATATTTGatagtttcatatgatatattattttatccattgtgatgaattgttatggagtgctcagatcgattgatgcaaatatctcgtaaattcatcaggaaataactgaccaataattgtaaatacatgagtcgccgcatgtgtcgtcaatttcgaccaatccgaagtgggtatttccgttaggataggggttaagatttttcaattgttcgatagttagtttcatgacatatattattttgttcaatgtaaaaaattgttatggagtgccgaaattgattgacgcaaaaatctcatcaatccatcatgaaatgactgagcaataagcgtttgaaattggacaattttcacgatgtgctcgattttcgtttttcaatttgtacccccatatgttcccaaaagacgtaatcctacgacaaaaattgttatggagtgccgaaattgattgacacaaaaatctcatcaatccatcatgaaatgactgagcaataagcgtttgaaattggacaattttcacgatgtgctcgattttcgtttttcaatttgtacccccatatgttcccaaaagacgtaatcctacgacaaaaattgttatggagtgccgaaattgattgacacaaaaatctcatcaatccatcatgaaatgactgagcaataagcgtttgaaattggacaattttcacgatgtgctcgattttcgtttttcaatttgtacccccatatgttcccgaaagacgtgatcctacgtcaaaacactgaCGCAGCTGGAATGGGAAACTCCCAGTAGTCTGGAAGATGATAAAAAGTAGTAGAAAGTGTTCGAGAATATTTccattgaaataatttatacaatttttctcaaataaatgtgttttctCAACCTTTTCCTGGCGGAAATTTAGTTGAAGTCTGTGTTTTTTTGTCTTATATATTTAATCTATATTTGAAGTCGAAGTAGACTCAAGAATAAATTCGTGTATCTACTGTACTATTAGCCTCGTGGCTCGTTCAGGAGGTAATGGACAAACTACAAACAGCATGTTTTGCTTGTTAAGGAGACAGCACTTCTGGTCATTCTTAACCATTCTTAACATtcttacgagggtcactatttatatttcgggaattggcaacactgatgtcatgtgagtccatctgtccattccatcgtaaagtt from Toxorhynchites rutilus septentrionalis strain SRP chromosome 3, ASM2978413v1, whole genome shotgun sequence encodes:
- the LOC129779997 gene encoding estradiol 17-beta-dehydrogenase 11-like; this translates as MHHRLTDIFQYLVDLTTVIVLGLPILFREIFSLIFPRTPKEVSGQLALITGGGNGLGREIALQLAGKGCNVIVVDVDLKSAEDTCVVLRKLNVKAHAYRVDVSSYEEVQSLATAVYKDFGPVDLLINNAGLIQFKFLEGNTTEDVHRMIDVNVKSHIWTTKVFLERMIERKRGHIVGISSMSGMFAFPWAVVYSTSKFAVNGFMAAMREQLRLQGHSEYIRTTTVCPYYIATRKDIVDFLQKPRFQLLTTEHAARVITKGILRNETMIALPRFFDLGVKFMQLFPVKVQQLVRDYMIREYELNQVQ